TGAAAAATCTCATCGTTGAAGTGGCAGAAATCAAAGAACGCTGCGGTGCGCAATTGAAAATCGGGGATAAATTTGAAGTCTCGGGTTACGGAAAAATCTCCATTCCCGACGGCAAACCCACCTGCATTTTTGCTCTGCAGAGTCTGATTCCCTTTCTCATCAGTAAACAACGCGAAGACCAACTGCCGGATGAAGACTGGATCAAAGAAACAGACTTGCTCTGCTGCCCGGATCCTAAAGGAATAGTGTTCAAAA
The sequence above is drawn from the Calditrichota bacterium genome and encodes:
- a CDS encoding TIGR04076 family protein; protein product: MKNLIVEVAEIKERCGAQLKIGDKFEVSGYGKISIPDGKPTCIFALQSLIPFLISKQREDQLPDEDWIKETDLLCCPDPKGIVFK